Proteins encoded in a region of the Spiribacter sp. 1M189 genome:
- the tpx gene encoding thiol peroxidase, translating into MTTVTRLGETVQLSGELPRVGSTAPDFRLTRTDLTDVTLADYAGKRKVLSIVPSLDTPTCAMSARQFNVRAAALDQTVVLNISADLPFAAARFCETEGIDGVEALSMLRDRRFATDYGVLQLDGPMAGLTARAVLVLDRANRVVHVELVPEIRQEPDYEAALSALEKAE; encoded by the coding sequence ATGACCACCGTGACCCGTCTCGGCGAGACCGTCCAACTGAGCGGGGAGCTGCCCCGAGTGGGCTCGACGGCGCCGGATTTCCGCCTGACCCGGACCGACCTGACGGACGTGACGCTTGCCGACTACGCCGGCAAGCGCAAGGTCCTGAGCATCGTGCCCAGTCTCGACACACCCACCTGCGCCATGTCGGCACGCCAGTTCAACGTCCGCGCGGCGGCACTGGACCAGACCGTGGTACTCAACATTTCAGCGGATCTGCCGTTCGCTGCAGCGCGTTTCTGCGAGACCGAAGGCATCGACGGCGTTGAAGCACTCTCCATGCTGCGCGATCGGCGCTTCGCCACCGACTACGGCGTGCTCCAGCTCGACGGCCCCATGGCAGGACTGACCGCGCGCGCCGTTCTGGTACTGGATCGTGCCAACCGGGTGGTCCATGTCGAGCTGGTCCCGGAAATCCGCCAGGAGCCGGATTACGAGGCTGCCCTGAGCGCCCTCGAGAAGGCTGAATAA
- a CDS encoding transporter substrate-binding domain-containing protein — translation MLKENIKVGWLFSETGSYGALGRSMRAGATLAVDEINANPTYDFQIEPVLVDPGGETARYADAARELMSNYGTTHICGCYTSASRKEILPVVEKRDALLWYPSHYEGFETNDNIIYTGASPNQHIIPLSRYLIEHHGARGWFVGSNYVWAWENNRILREALISAGGLVFGERYFPVGDVDFGNLPETIIENSPDFVFVTLIGNSCYRFIKRLREAAAKAGVDQPATMPVASCSLSEAELPFLGDEADGHLCSSVYFSTVDTPENHTFTTRWNAFYADQGEASADAEATYIAMHLLAQAIHRSGSIELDEVREAVTKLEFRAPQGQLRVDSDNLHCEMRPRIGRSNVNGRFDIIQEAHTPVRPDPYLVWTECLDRPKTGLRIAQ, via the coding sequence ATGCTCAAAGAAAACATCAAGGTCGGCTGGTTGTTCTCCGAGACGGGTTCATACGGTGCGCTCGGACGAAGCATGCGGGCCGGCGCAACGCTGGCGGTGGATGAGATCAACGCCAATCCGACCTACGACTTTCAGATCGAACCGGTGCTTGTAGACCCGGGAGGCGAGACTGCCCGATACGCGGATGCCGCACGCGAACTGATGAGCAACTATGGCACGACGCATATCTGTGGTTGCTACACGTCAGCAAGCCGGAAAGAGATTCTTCCGGTAGTTGAGAAAAGGGACGCCCTGCTCTGGTATCCCTCGCATTACGAAGGCTTTGAAACGAACGATAACATTATTTACACCGGCGCATCGCCGAATCAGCACATCATCCCACTCAGCCGCTATTTAATTGAACACCACGGCGCGCGGGGGTGGTTTGTCGGATCCAACTATGTGTGGGCATGGGAGAATAATCGGATACTTCGGGAGGCATTGATATCCGCAGGTGGATTAGTGTTTGGCGAGCGCTATTTCCCGGTGGGCGATGTAGACTTCGGTAATCTGCCAGAGACGATCATAGAAAATTCTCCGGACTTCGTCTTCGTAACGCTCATTGGGAATTCCTGCTACCGTTTTATAAAACGGCTTCGCGAGGCGGCTGCGAAAGCTGGTGTCGATCAACCTGCAACAATGCCTGTGGCGAGCTGCAGCCTGTCGGAAGCGGAACTGCCCTTCTTGGGTGATGAAGCCGATGGGCATCTCTGCTCATCGGTGTATTTCTCGACGGTCGATACGCCCGAGAATCATACATTCACGACTCGCTGGAACGCTTTTTACGCGGATCAGGGGGAGGCATCGGCTGATGCGGAAGCCACCTATATCGCTATGCATCTGCTCGCTCAGGCCATCCATCGGAGCGGCAGTATTGAGTTGGACGAGGTCAGAGAGGCCGTCACAAAGCTCGAATTCAGAGCGCCTCAGGGGCAGCTGAGGGTGGATTCAGACAATCTGCATTGCGAGATGCGGCCGCGGATCGGGCGATCGAACGTCAACGGTCGGTTTGACATCATTCAGGAGGCGCATACTCCCGTGCGTCCGGACCCCTATCTCGTCTGGACCGAATGTCTGGACCGGCCGAAGACCGGCCTGCGGATAGCCCAGTGA
- a CDS encoding ANTAR domain-containing response regulator, which translates to MSRRIKNNFRGCQVLIVADDELNCQHLERALFRLGMHAHRCRANELNRMALPALDLVIFDADQEDELASLSELAGEPALIALIGNEAPSRLSRVVALGCDSHITKPIRTLGIYSAVVLAANGRAARAELKKKIAHLNQRILGRKTLIRAVVRLTQYHQIDESDAYDYLRKEAMSRRISIEEAADQYLQMQTSSSDFRVLNEERKE; encoded by the coding sequence GTGAGCCGGCGAATCAAGAACAACTTCCGTGGCTGTCAGGTCCTGATCGTGGCCGACGACGAGCTGAATTGCCAGCATCTGGAGCGCGCGCTTTTCCGCCTGGGTATGCATGCTCATCGGTGTCGCGCAAATGAGCTGAACCGGATGGCGCTGCCGGCCTTGGACCTCGTGATCTTCGATGCCGACCAGGAAGATGAGCTTGCCTCACTCTCGGAGCTGGCTGGCGAACCCGCCCTCATTGCCTTGATCGGCAATGAGGCGCCGAGTCGGCTGAGCCGGGTTGTCGCGCTTGGATGCGACAGCCATATCACCAAGCCCATCCGAACACTGGGTATCTATTCGGCGGTGGTGCTCGCGGCGAATGGACGTGCGGCACGTGCCGAGCTCAAGAAAAAAATCGCCCACCTGAATCAGCGCATATTAGGTCGAAAAACACTGATCCGCGCTGTGGTCCGTTTGACTCAATATCATCAAATCGACGAGAGCGACGCCTATGACTACTTGCGTAAGGAGGCGATGTCGCGACGGATTTCCATCGAAGAAGCTGCAGACCAATACTTGCAGATGCAGACGAGTTCATCCGATTTCCGGGTGTTGAATGAAGAGCGAAAGGAGTGA